In Streptomyces sp. NBC_01381, a genomic segment contains:
- a CDS encoding DsbA family protein — protein sequence MPKKNNNKKKNIGIGAGVAVAALLLGVASYTATKPDEPSSVTAKEEPAAGVSADPQTGVYPELAKLARREAKDPLAQGRADAPVVMIEYADFKCGYCGKFARDTEPGLVKKYVDEGTLRIEWRNFPIFGEDSERAARGAWAAGKQGRFWQFHEAAYAEGSKEQGFGEDRLKELAREAGVKDVDRFSDDVQSAAATAAVKKDQEEAYGLGATSTPSFLINGRPISGAQPDEVFDQAIEQAAKSAKAGKK from the coding sequence ATGCCCAAGAAGAACAACAACAAAAAGAAGAACATCGGCATCGGCGCGGGTGTCGCCGTCGCCGCCCTGCTGCTCGGCGTCGCCTCCTACACCGCGACCAAGCCCGACGAGCCCTCCTCGGTCACCGCCAAGGAGGAGCCCGCGGCGGGCGTCTCGGCCGACCCGCAGACCGGGGTCTACCCGGAGCTTGCGAAGCTGGCCCGCCGCGAGGCCAAGGACCCGCTGGCGCAGGGCCGCGCGGACGCGCCCGTCGTGATGATCGAGTACGCCGACTTCAAGTGCGGCTACTGCGGGAAGTTCGCCCGCGACACCGAGCCCGGCCTGGTGAAGAAGTACGTCGACGAGGGCACCCTGCGCATCGAGTGGCGCAACTTCCCGATCTTCGGCGAGGACTCCGAGCGGGCCGCGCGGGGCGCGTGGGCCGCGGGGAAGCAGGGGCGCTTCTGGCAGTTCCACGAGGCGGCGTACGCGGAGGGCTCGAAGGAGCAGGGCTTCGGCGAGGACCGGCTGAAGGAGCTGGCGCGCGAGGCCGGCGTCAAGGACGTCGACCGCTTCTCGGACGACGTGCAGAGCGCTGCCGCCACGGCTGCCGTGAAGAAGGACCAGGAGGAGGCGTACGGCCTGGGGGCCACGTCCACCCCGTCCTTCCTGATCAACGGGCGGCCCATCTCCGGCGCCCAGCCGGACGAGGTCTTCGACCAGGCGATCGAGCAGGCGGCGAAGAGCGCGAAGGCGGGCAAG
- the hrpA gene encoding ATP-dependent RNA helicase HrpA: MSTQPALTLDTLAPRLSELSLRDEHRIGRRLEGARRIRKPEARAAVIAEISAEVDKAAARMAERGSRLPAITYPEELPVSQKKDDIAAAIRDHQVVIVAGETGSGKTTQIPKICMELGRGLRGMIGHTQPRRIAARTVAERVADELNTPLGEAVGWKVRFTDQVGGDTYVKLMTDGILLAEIQTDRELRAYDTIIIDEAHERSLNIDFLLGYLAQLLPKRPDLKVVITSATIDPERFSRHFGEAPIVEVSGRTYPVEVRYRPLLEDDSDDTDRDQITAITDAVEELQSEGKGDILVFLSGEREIRDTADALNKKNYRFTEVLPLYARLSHAEQHRVFQQHTGRRIVLATNVAETSLTVPGIKYVIDPGTARISRYSHRTKVQRLPIEAISQASANQRKGRCGRTSDGICIRLYSEDDFVSRPEFTDAEILRTNLASVILQMTAAGLGEIEKFPFIDPPDHRNIRDGVQLLQELGALDPTQKDVRKRLTPQGRKLAQLPVDPRLARMVLEADKNGCVREVMVIAAALSIQDPRERPAEKQTQADQQHARFKDETSDFLAFLNLWRYVREQQKERGSSSFRRMCKSEYLNFLRIREWQDIYTQLRTVAKQMGIHLNEDDAPEQQVHISLLAGLLSHIGMKDVKESKDSDPKQRGGRSEYLGARNAKFAVFPGSALFKKPPRFIMSAELVETSRLWARVNARIEPEWVEPLAQHLLKRTYSEPHWEKDQAAVMATEKVTLYGVPLVTDRKVNYGRIDPEVSRDLFIRNALVEGDWRTHHKFFAANRKLLTEVEELEHRARRRDILVDDETLFDFYDQRVPEEVVSGAHFDSWWKKKQREEPELLDFERSMLINEKAGDVSKDDYPDSWRQGQLKFRVTYQFEPGADADGVTVHVPLQVLNQVTDEGFDWQIPGLREEVVIELIRSLPKPIRRHYVPAPNYAKAFLDRAVPLQEPLHVTLARELQRMVGVPVSPDDFDLTRVPDHLKITFRITDERRKKLAEDKDLEALKLQLRPKARKALSQAAAATAERTGGSAVERTGLTDWTLGTLSRVFETRRAGQPVKAYPALVDDGSAAGTVSVRLFDTEAEQQQAMWKGTRRLILRNIPVNPAKFASDKLTNAQKIALSANPHGSIQALFDDCAMAAADKLIGDFGGPAWDEESYRKLYEKVRAEIVDATVRTVGQVQQVLAAWQACERRLKSTKSPTLLANLTDVRAQLDALIRPGFVTATGLRRLPDLMRYMVAADRRLQQMPTNVQRDTSRMEKVHEMQDEYAWLLEQLPQGRPVPQEVLDIRWMIEELRVSYFAHALGTAYPVSDKRIVKAIDAAAP, encoded by the coding sequence ATGTCTACGCAGCCTGCCCTCACCCTCGACACCCTCGCCCCACGTCTGTCCGAGCTCTCGCTGCGCGATGAGCACCGGATCGGCCGCCGGCTCGAGGGTGCGCGCCGGATCCGCAAGCCCGAGGCCCGCGCCGCCGTCATCGCCGAGATCTCGGCGGAAGTCGACAAGGCCGCGGCGCGGATGGCCGAGCGGGGCAGCCGCCTGCCCGCGATCACGTATCCGGAAGAACTGCCGGTCAGCCAGAAGAAGGACGACATCGCGGCAGCGATCCGCGACCACCAGGTGGTGATCGTCGCGGGCGAGACGGGCTCCGGCAAGACCACGCAGATCCCCAAGATCTGCATGGAACTCGGCCGTGGCCTCCGCGGCATGATCGGGCACACCCAGCCCCGCCGCATCGCCGCCCGCACGGTCGCCGAGCGCGTCGCCGACGAGCTGAACACCCCGCTGGGCGAGGCGGTCGGCTGGAAGGTCCGCTTCACCGACCAGGTCGGCGGCGACACGTACGTGAAGCTGATGACGGACGGCATCCTGCTGGCCGAGATCCAGACGGACCGCGAGCTGCGCGCGTACGACACGATCATCATCGACGAGGCCCACGAGCGCTCGCTCAACATCGACTTCCTGCTGGGCTATCTCGCCCAGCTGCTTCCCAAGCGCCCGGACCTGAAGGTCGTCATCACCTCGGCGACGATCGACCCGGAGCGGTTCTCCCGACACTTCGGGGAAGCCCCGATCGTCGAGGTCAGCGGTCGTACGTATCCCGTCGAGGTGCGCTATCGCCCGCTCCTGGAGGATGACTCGGACGACACGGACCGCGACCAGATCACCGCGATCACGGACGCCGTCGAGGAACTCCAGTCGGAGGGGAAAGGCGACATCCTCGTCTTCCTCTCCGGGGAGCGCGAGATCCGCGACACGGCGGACGCGCTCAACAAGAAGAACTACAGATTCACCGAGGTCCTCCCCCTCTACGCCCGCCTCTCGCACGCCGAGCAGCACCGCGTCTTCCAGCAGCACACGGGCCGGCGGATCGTCCTCGCCACGAACGTCGCCGAGACATCCCTGACCGTCCCGGGCATCAAGTACGTCATCGACCCGGGCACAGCCCGCATCTCCCGCTACAGCCACCGTACGAAGGTGCAGCGGCTGCCCATCGAGGCGATCAGCCAGGCCAGCGCCAACCAGCGCAAGGGCCGCTGCGGCCGTACGTCGGACGGCATCTGCATCCGGCTGTACAGCGAGGACGACTTCGTCTCACGCCCGGAGTTCACGGACGCGGAGATCCTGCGCACGAACCTGGCGAGCGTCATCCTCCAGATGACGGCGGCCGGCCTCGGCGAGATCGAGAAGTTCCCCTTCATCGACCCGCCGGACCACCGCAACATCCGCGACGGCGTCCAGCTCCTCCAGGAGCTCGGCGCGCTCGACCCCACGCAGAAGGACGTACGCAAGCGCCTCACCCCGCAGGGCCGCAAGCTCGCCCAGCTGCCGGTGGACCCGCGCCTTGCCCGGATGGTCCTGGAGGCCGACAAGAACGGCTGCGTACGCGAGGTCATGGTGATCGCGGCGGCGCTCTCCATCCAGGATCCGCGTGAGCGCCCGGCCGAGAAGCAGACGCAGGCGGACCAGCAGCACGCCCGCTTCAAGGACGAGACGAGCGACTTCCTCGCCTTCCTGAACCTGTGGCGGTACGTCCGCGAGCAGCAGAAGGAGCGCGGCTCGTCGTCCTTCCGCCGGATGTGCAAGTCGGAGTACCTGAACTTCCTGCGGATCCGCGAGTGGCAGGACATCTATACGCAGCTGCGTACGGTCGCCAAGCAGATGGGCATCCATCTCAACGAGGACGACGCCCCCGAGCAGCAGGTCCACATCTCCCTCCTCGCCGGTCTCCTCTCCCACATCGGGATGAAGGACGTGAAGGAGTCGAAGGACAGCGATCCCAAGCAGCGCGGCGGGCGGAGCGAGTATCTGGGCGCCCGCAACGCCAAGTTCGCGGTCTTCCCGGGCTCGGCCCTCTTCAAGAAGCCCCCGCGTTTCATCATGTCGGCGGAGCTGGTGGAGACCTCCCGGCTCTGGGCCCGCGTCAACGCGCGCATCGAACCGGAGTGGGTCGAGCCGCTCGCCCAGCACCTCCTGAAGCGCACCTACAGCGAGCCGCACTGGGAGAAGGACCAGGCGGCGGTGATGGCGACCGAGAAGGTCACGCTGTACGGCGTCCCGCTCGTCACCGACCGCAAGGTGAACTACGGCCGCATCGACCCCGAGGTCTCCCGCGACCTGTTCATCCGCAACGCGCTTGTAGAGGGCGACTGGCGCACGCACCACAAGTTCTTCGCCGCCAACCGCAAGCTCCTGACCGAGGTCGAGGAGCTGGAGCACCGGGCCAGGCGCCGCGACATCTTGGTCGACGACGAGACGCTCTTCGACTTCTACGACCAGCGGGTGCCCGAAGAGGTCGTCTCCGGGGCGCACTTCGACTCCTGGTGGAAGAAGAAGCAGCGGGAAGAGCCCGAACTGCTCGACTTCGAGCGCTCGATGCTGATCAACGAGAAGGCGGGGGACGTCTCCAAGGACGACTATCCCGACTCGTGGCGGCAGGGGCAGCTCAAGTTCCGGGTGACGTACCAGTTCGAGCCGGGCGCGGACGCGGACGGCGTGACGGTCCACGTCCCGCTCCAGGTCCTCAACCAGGTCACGGACGAGGGCTTCGACTGGCAGATCCCGGGCCTGCGCGAGGAGGTCGTGATCGAGCTGATCCGCTCCCTGCCGAAGCCGATCCGCCGGCACTACGTCCCGGCGCCCAACTACGCGAAGGCGTTCCTGGACCGCGCGGTGCCTCTGCAGGAGCCGCTGCACGTCACTCTCGCCCGCGAGTTGCAGCGGATGGTCGGCGTCCCCGTCTCACCGGACGACTTCGACCTCACCCGCGTACCGGACCACCTGAAGATCACCTTCCGGATCACCGACGAGCGGCGCAAGAAGCTCGCCGAGGACAAGGACCTGGAGGCCCTGAAGCTCCAGCTCCGCCCGAAGGCCCGCAAGGCCCTCTCCCAGGCGGCTGCCGCGACGGCCGAGCGGACGGGCGGCTCGGCGGTCGAGCGGACGGGCCTCACGGACTGGACCCTGGGCACCCTCAGCCGCGTCTTCGAGACCCGGCGGGCGGGCCAGCCGGTGAAGGCGTACCCGGCACTCGTGGACGACGGCTCCGCGGCAGGCACCGTGTCCGTACGCCTCTTCGACACGGAGGCGGAGCAGCAGCAGGCGATGTGGAAGGGCACGCGTCGCCTCATCCTGCGCAACATCCCGGTAAATCCGGCCAAGTTCGCCTCCGACAAACTGACCAACGCCCAGAAGATCGCCCTGTCCGCGAACCCGCACGGCTCCATCCAGGCGCTCTTCGACGACTGCGCGATGGCGGCCGCGGACAAGCTGATCGGCGACTTCGGAGGTCCCGCCTGGGACGAGGAGTCGTACCGCAAGCTGTACGAGAAGGTGCGCGCCGAGATCGTCGACGCGACGGTGCGGACGGTCGGCCAGGTCCAGCAGGTCCTCGCCGCCTGGCAGGCCTGTGAGCGGCGCCTGAAGTCGACGAAGAGCCCGACGCTGCTCGCCAACCTCACGGACGTACGCGCCCAGTTGGACGCGCTCATCCGGCCGGGCTTCGTGACGGCGACGGGGCTGCGCCGGCTGCCGGACCTGATGCGGTACATGGTGGCCGCCGACCGGCGCCTCCAGCAGATGCCGACGAACGTCCAGCGGGACACCTCGCGGATGGAGAAGGTCCACGAGATGCAGGACGAGTACGCCTGGCTCCTGGAGCAGTTGCCGCAGGGCCGCCCCGTGCCCCAGGAGGTCCTGGACATCCGCTGGATGATCGAGGAGCTCCGCGTCAGCTACTTCGCGCACGCGCTCGGCACGGCGTACCCGGTCTCGGACAAGCGGATCGTGAAGGCGATCGACGCGGCCGCGCCGTAG